A section of the Candidatus Sysuiplasma acidicola genome encodes:
- a CDS encoding DHH family phosphoesterase, which translates to MSGIKLQKELLERLERAKAVLTGARSAKVRVISHYDADGISSAAVLSIMLRRLGVPFHATMTQSLDSRLLDSLKNENGKCFIFSDMGSGQLELLEKLQCDTIVLDHHKPLRDSERVIHVNPSLFGSNGTTDVSGATTCFLLAQHIDDANWDAAVPALAGAHGDMQHLGGYRGLNLDILNEAIKRRIIVERKSLQLQGNTLADSILNSPEPYFKGLTGKPEILPDYVNALGIKPDINYSSYSEEDLRRVASALMMTLASNGCDYENVSQILSTQYYSELTGVSIAEMASLANACGRTGNYGLGLAMELADGEATAETLKFRLDYNKAMISRLNELEEGIEEMDNIQYFRSDDPSLAGALCGLYMAFIGRKDRPTFSYSLAGETYKVSGRGTKALVASGLDLAESLSVSASKFGGHGGGHVIASGAMVPKEHLMEFLKSVDEITGKQIRSTH; encoded by the coding sequence ATGAGCGGCATCAAACTCCAAAAAGAACTGCTTGAAAGGCTCGAGAGAGCCAAGGCTGTTCTCACCGGAGCACGTTCAGCCAAAGTCAGGGTCATCAGCCATTATGATGCAGACGGGATCAGTTCGGCAGCAGTCCTGTCCATTATGCTCCGGCGGCTGGGCGTCCCGTTTCACGCTACGATGACCCAGAGTCTGGACTCCCGTCTCTTGGACAGTCTTAAAAACGAAAACGGAAAGTGTTTTATCTTCTCCGACATGGGAAGCGGCCAGCTTGAGTTGCTGGAAAAACTCCAGTGTGACACAATTGTACTCGACCATCACAAACCTCTCCGTGACAGTGAACGCGTGATTCATGTGAATCCCAGCCTGTTCGGATCTAACGGAACGACGGACGTGAGCGGTGCGACAACCTGTTTCCTTCTAGCCCAGCACATCGATGACGCAAACTGGGATGCAGCCGTCCCGGCGCTTGCAGGAGCTCATGGCGACATGCAGCATCTCGGGGGTTATCGTGGATTGAACCTGGACATACTAAACGAGGCGATCAAGCGTCGAATAATAGTCGAACGAAAATCGCTTCAACTACAGGGCAATACTCTGGCCGATTCAATATTGAACTCGCCGGAACCTTATTTCAAAGGACTCACCGGTAAACCCGAGATTTTACCAGACTATGTCAACGCTCTCGGAATTAAACCGGACATCAACTACTCATCCTATTCTGAGGAGGATTTGAGGAGAGTTGCATCCGCACTGATGATGACGCTCGCATCAAACGGCTGCGATTATGAGAACGTTTCACAGATACTGTCGACTCAGTATTATTCGGAACTTACCGGAGTGAGCATTGCGGAGATGGCGAGTCTAGCCAACGCCTGCGGGCGAACCGGCAATTACGGACTGGGACTTGCCATGGAGCTGGCGGACGGAGAGGCTACCGCAGAGACGCTTAAGTTCAGACTGGACTATAACAAAGCAATGATTTCAAGACTCAACGAGCTTGAGGAAGGAATCGAAGAGATGGACAACATACAGTATTTCCGCTCAGACGATCCTTCTCTGGCCGGAGCGCTGTGCGGTCTTTATATGGCGTTCATAGGCCGCAAAGACAGACCGACGTTTTCATATTCCCTGGCCGGAGAAACATACAAAGTGAGCGGAAGAGGAACCAAGGCGCTGGTCGCAAGCGGATTGGATCTTGCAGAAAGTCTTTCTGTTTCCGCATCGAAGTTCGGAGGACACGGCGGAGGGCACGTGATAGCATCCGGTGCCATGGTTCCGAAGGAACATCTCATGGAATTTCTGAAGTCTGTGGACGAGATCACGGGCAAGCAGATTCGCAGCACGCACTAG